The following is a genomic window from Carassius carassius chromosome 24, fCarCar2.1, whole genome shotgun sequence.
CTATGTACTGTGGGAACCGAGGCTGATGCCCAGGCAAAGGTCTAGGCATTTGCTGTTGAGTTGGTACAGGTGGGTAAAATTGCTGCTGTTGACTTTGACCTCCCTGTTGAGCAAATACCTGCTGAGGTTGAGGCTGGTGAAGATGGGCTGGCATTGCCTGTGGAGTTTGGCTTATGGGAACAACAGGTTGGTGCATGTACTGGACATGGGGTGTCAACTGAGGTGGAGCTCCATACACTGATGATACTGGTGGCATCTGTTGGTGTTGGCCAGGAGAAGGCATAACTGCCTGGATAGATGCAGGACTGTAGCTTGGAATAGGTGTCTGTACACTATCCACTGTAGTGGTGGAAGGTTGGACTGGTGGGCCGGGTTGGTTCTGTGAAGATGGAGGGTAGTACCCAGACACAGATGGTGGTGGAAAGACCTGACGGTTGGGCAATTGTGGGAACTGTTGTTCTGCCAGAGGAGGCTGAGTAAGACTGTGACTGAAACTCTGAGACAGGGAAGGGGTTGGAAAACAGGAGATCTGAGCAAGGACTTCAGGAGGCGGTAAATTTGGAGGAAATCTGGGTTGAGTATAGAGTAAAGCTGAGTTAGCTCCAGACCAGCGCAGAATAGAGCTAGCAGCGGCTCCAGAAAGTGCAGCATGATGACCAGATGGTGGAATGGTAAGTCCAGGAGGCAGGCTGCGTAGCTCTTCTGGGAGATCTCCACCAAGGGCTAGGATAGCAGCACTCAGCTCTGCCAGTTCAGGGTCATTTAAGTTGGAAGGATCCACAGTTTGGCTTTGCTTCGGGGGTGGTTTTGGGGCAGTGGGTCTTTGGGGCACCTTTTTTTTTAGCTCTCTGTCAAACGTTAAGAAGAGTCAAATTACAActaaaattttacaaaacaaatgaaactttCTATTAAAAACAAGACACTATGTCAGACCAAGAGTTTTGTGTGCAAAGACTGATACAACTGAGTAAACATATTGATGACCAAACTCATAATTACTTTTCCATTATGGCTTGTCTCTCTTCTTTGCGAGTCTTGCAGACAGTCTTGGCTTTCTCCAACAGGCGAGAGGCCTTTGTTTCCAGATCTTCATAAAACTCTTTGCCCTCCTGAGATTTCTTAATTAAATCTTCATAGGCCTCATAGGAGGCCACAAGCATCTGTACAGTGCTGTTCCATCTAAAAAGTAAATAGACACCATTTATATCTTTTGGAAGTATACTGATGAACTATGTAGATAAATCTTCCGTTCAAGATGCttaacagattattattattaatttagtttttgattTTCTTTAGtcttacttatttaaaaaaaaaatctgttatcaatgtcataaatgtatgtatgcatgtttgtaatagctcctaaaaaaaaaaaacccacaacaaATTCTTTGTGTGTTTGCACACACTTGAAACAAAGCAAATACTGATTCTGATGATGCTACAGTTACTAAAGTTTATGCATATTTGTCATGTAAATGTAATTCCTTTGAGTCATACTTATGTTCAGTTTCTGCCAGGCCCTTGCGCACAGTGGCATACTGTACATTAGCTTCTGTCAGTGCCTTCAGGATATTCTCTTGAGCTGTCAGGTTCTGATCAATGTATACTTTCACCTGCTCATACTTCTTAAGCTGCTCCTCAAAGAGTTTCTATGAGGGAAAAGTAAGCATAGATAAAACCATAATACAGTGACTGATGTCTAATACAATCCCTTTAAAAAATAAGTTGCAGTCATGTAAAGCCCATACCTTCATGTCAGCATGCTCAGTTGTTACCAGAGAAGTAGTTATGTCATCATGCTGAATGAGGTCTCTAAGCTGTTTTTCCAGGGAGCTTCGTTGGTCCCGCATTTCCTGCACTTTACCCAAAATTCTCTTCATAGTCTGGAGACCTGCCATCTcatctgaaaatgacaaaaaattataattctcatAAACATACATAACATGAATTTTCATGTGAATTATTTAAGTCATAAAGCACCCACCCTCACTAAGTTGAGGTTTTGGCAATGCCTCTCTAAGGGTGTCTAGTGGTCCACCGAGGAGTCTCAGATTGCTGATGTGCAGATTCATGGCCCGGTGAAGTTCTGTGTTGGTAAAGCTGGCTTTTTTGTGTGCCTCAAAATACTTTTCCAGGTCTCTCCGCAGCTCGGCTAGAGCTGAGGGCCGTTCTGGTACAGCCTGCTTCCCAGCAGCCTCTTCTAAACTTCGCTCCTCTGCCTCATCCTCATCTAATACATCTCGAATCTCCCGCAGAGAGCCTTCTACATCGGTGAACACACCTGAGAGGACTGAGGAGGGAGGAAAATTAGTTAAAAACAAGAGTTTAGACTTTTCTAacgttttactatattttatttattaaagagcTTTAAATAGCTTGAATTTAGATGCACAacttgatttaataataaaagcttAAGTAATCAGATTTAATTACTAGTAACATAAAAATACCATGAAAAAGGACTTTGAAGTGATGCCACTAACCCTGCATTGACTGGATAAGGTTTTTTACAGTATCAGGTCTCACACTCAACGCAGCACATTTTTCCATCAGCACAGAAGGTAGGGTATTATACATCTCCATATTGTCAACTGACTCAGGGTCTAGACCGAGAGAGTCCATGAACTGTCTGTAGGAATATGACAATTGAGACATTTAGATGCATACTATGTATTTTGTATGAAATTACTTTAAGCTTTTTACACTCACTCTAATGTTTCATTCTTGTTGTCTATTTTTGCCATGACTTCCCTTAGCAGCTTGGCCTTCTCTTCACTGTAATTTTAACAGAAAAAGAAAGTTTTAAACCATATTAGATAGCACAGGGGAACTGACAATTATTAGAACGAGGAACTCttgaatggtgtgtgtgtgtgtgtgtgtgtgtgtgtgtgtgtgtgtgtgtgtgtgtatataatatatatttaaacctgTAGAGAGAGGAGGCCTCGTGGGCAGCCATGGGCACCAGCTTTGCAAAAATGTCTGGGCCAGTGACAGTGGGGTCTGTTGGGTTTACAGGCAAGGCTTTCACCAGTGGGGCCCCTGTGATAGAAGCAGGAAAGCATAAACTCCTAGGGCAGTTTTAAATCTTtccacttacttttttttttttttcctccagcaAATATTAATTTGCATCTTCTAGTCAAATATTAATTGCACTTCTTCTAGTCATACCATATAATGAATCAATGACATCCCAATGCAGTTACAAAGCACTACAACATTTGTTGGCTAAAATACCTTTCACTGAGGTCAGTGTCTCCAGAGGTGGCACAGATTCATGGTAAATGAAGTCATTGTCTTTTTGGGCAGAATTACATCTAAAATGAAAAGTGACATGAGAAGTGACAAATGAGCTTCCTGTGACTTTTTATACAAAATGCATTACGCCTTACGGTAAGTTAAGCATAACATCTTATCTGCTCACTTTCCGCCAATGACATCCATGGTAAATCTAAGGGCTTCCTGTACACTGTCTGGCTGACCCTTAGCCAGCTTAATTGCCTCGCTGAGTTTGTCTACGGAGCTTTGAAGGTAAGCAACCTGttgaaaaagaaataaagtattagattagattaaaaagGTTTACAAAACAGCCGTTTCTTTCTGGGTTCATTTCAAACTTCTCAAAAACATCCTCTTCCTCTTTATatataatagattttttaaaatggttttatggTAAACTATAAGAGATAAGACACACTGgtcttccttaaaaaaaaaaaaagatctttctgTGGCCAAGAGACTAAGATGAGGTTGAAACAAGTTCTCCAAGCCAAAGAGCACAGATGGCCACTAACTGAAACAGAAGACAGAAAAACAGGCATGTTGTACCCTCTCTCCATACTTCTGCTGCTCTTCAGCCTGTTTCCCCATGTGCAACTGTTGAGAGAACAAGGATTTGTATGACTTGCTTAGAAACCTAAAAAATTCCAACAACATGCTCTGTAGTTAGTCCAAACTCATTTTTAATAGAAGACTCACATGAGCAACTGCAGCAAAGTAGTAAATCTTCATTTGCACTAATTTTTTCCAGTCTTTCTGTATCTTTCCTAACATTGAAGCGGTTTCTGAGTTCTCCAGAGCTCTGCATGCCTCTTTGTAATAGTCCACCAcctgaaaacaaaatattatatatccaAACATATCTTACATATCATACTGCCAGCAAAtgggatgtgtatatatatatatatatatatatatatatatagctataagcATGctcaatttagtaaaaaaaaatcctaaaggaGAAATGTGAAAACCCTGAACTAATCTTTGTCATGGATTTACCTTAATTTCAAGCCAAGGTAATTGTAAacggtagaaaaaaaaataaggaagTACCTGGGCACTTATCCGAGCGACGAGAAAGCTCTTCCTGTTGTCCAACATAGATTTTTCCAACAGGCACTCTTGGGCCTGACCCTGAAAGAGGCAGTTGGTACTTTAGCCCTAATCTACAGCATAGCATAAAGATGAAAATGCGCATCCTTATGACAGCAGATGAGTGAAACTAATGACAGCTCATACCAGCATGAGGTTGATGTTAAGATTGAGGATCTGGTGACTCATGTCCACACTGAAGTTGTGGCTGAAGTGATCTCTCAAGTAGGTGAACGCTCCAGCCGAGCACTGGAAGTGTGTGCAAGATACTTTCATTCCCTAACAGTGAGGGGAAAAGGGACAGTTATGAATAATCCTTTAGCTGCAATTATGTGTACCAGACCAGTAAAAATAACATTCACATACTGCTTGAAATCATCTGACGTTTCCCACATAGTCACAGCCTCACATGACACACCCACGGACTACTCACACTCACAGTCTGTTCGCTGACTGATCAATGCATATTGCTCTCAGAACTCGAAAGCATTTTCTCAATCTGGTGTCATGTAAAATGGTGGCGAGGTAGCACTTTACCACAGCAAAATTCTGTTCTGTTATTGCTATTTTcttaaagttggcatgaaatggaaactcacactattttcctattgcTTCTCATTGATTTTTAATGTGAATTATCTATCCATGCATatgatttatttgttatttgtgaaGAAGcgctaaaatataaataattattatttttcagcctGATGATTTAAGTAGCAGAAACAGCAATTCCGACATGATGTATTAAATCACATGATATTTCATTCGGTGTATGTAGGCTGTGTCTTCTCTTATTCATTCACCTCTTCGGACACCCTGTTGTCCATGGCTCCCAACATTGAATGGAGTGCTCCTACAACATGGAAAACATGACTTGAATCAGGAAACAAGCTTGATTCTGAACAATACCCTTCTCTCAACAACACTGTAGTTATTTTAATCACAGACAATGCAGTCATTGACTAGAGGTATAATACGTATCAGTCTAGTACTAGCTCACCCAAATTATAAAGAATGCAGGCCTGCTCATAGCAGATGTCCTCGTGGGTCACTGTCTTCCCAGAAAATATCTCTGTCCTATATATTAAACAAGAAAAAGTTTAAGGGAAAAACTAAAAGTCAACAAAAAGCAGTATAGGGAAATATGATGGCTGGGTTGGTGCCCTCACCAAGAAATCGGCACAGCAGCTTCCTGCCCCAATCCCAAAGGCACACGACTCTGAAGATAGTGCAGTTGCCCGAAGTACTTCCTTAAGGTGCTGCAGCCTTCAAAGTCTCGTGTGACATTCACAGCACTCTAGAAAGCCAAGACAATGAAGATAATGAAGACATGCATGAACATAGACGTCTATCGGTTGCTTAACTGGTGATAGAAATGTTAAGTGTGATTTTCAGGGAAGACATGTGACATGATGACTAAAAGTATGCCTTGAATGCACAGTAATATTTACCTGTCTCAACTGCTCCAGTTTCTTCAACTGCTCATTATAACGGTCAGGATCTTCACCGTAGTTCTTTAGTATGAACTacgaaaaatttaaaatgtatatgaatgATCAAAAGATCAAAGCAATGACGTGTTCCGGTCTTTCTGGGCATTAATGAGACTATCAGTAcaatacaaataacaaataaataaatctaatatttggtgcttatttgattagtgatgtataaattgtgcaaaaatcataattatttcttatttattttatgccaTAACTGTTCTtggtcttacttttttttttcttttttgaaaacttCCTGTTTATAtccaggattaaaaaaaaaatcttaagcacTTAAGCATTGGTAATcaaaagaattattattatttttttttatttttttggacacTAACAAGACCATTCAATACAACATAGATACAATTTTAAAAGATCACAAACACTGTTACAGCTTAAAACACTTGAGAGTAAAGAGACAATGAAAATCATAATCAGGCTTTGTCATGGAATCTACAAGAACAATCTGGAGTTGCAGTTCCTCTTGAACCCCTGACTCACTAAACTATTAGTATTGTTAGTATTGTTATTTTGTTTGCATTCAGCACTGTCAATAATTACCATGCAAAAACATAAACAACCTGAACCTGCTATTCTCCCTTTGGCCTAGTTTGTCAGGAAAGGATCTGATAAACTAACATGACACAAGCTGATAAAAATTCCTGACAGCTGGAAGGAAGTGAAGGATAGTAAGTTTAACACAATAATATATGCATTTAATTCACTACCACACAAAGTTATTTTATTGTGTCCTCAAGCAGGGACACTGCAGTAATTCCAGAGGAACCAatgatgattataaaaaaaaagcagaGATTCATGACTTTAGTGGCATGTCATTGCATTCCATAACATAACATGACTGTATTTAGTGATCAAAAAACAATTAGCACAAGAGTAGATCATGCCTATGgcgattttttttgtcatttaagagTTTAACATCACCAGTCCCCGTCCACATTCATTACAGGAAAATACAATATTGTATTCCACAAAATGACACctgggtaagtaaataatgacacattTTGGGTTAATGACAGATATATTTTTGGTGGAACTGTTCCTATAAGAAAACACAGAATACCTCAcatactacctgaaaaacaaggCCCCCGACTCAAATCTGAGTTTTGGGGTAGATCACTTATGTTTATTTTCAGCTTGAACAGGAGCAGTGACTGCAGTGAGTGTCTGATCAGGTCTGTCTGGTCCCTCACCTGTTTGACAGTCGGGCTGAACTCAAACTCTCCTGCCTCCTTCAGATCCAGCCAGATCATCGGCATTCGCGGCACGGCTTCCATCGCAGCCGCCGACTAAACTAGAACAGAAGTATAGCGATCACGCACCTGGAAAGATAGCTGCggaaatattattttctattttacagCTCTAAACGTCTGTCATGTCCCCATTTTCACCCATACAGGAAGCGATTGCAGCTTCCGGAAGTGACATCATGATATCTGACCTGTGAATCTGGGAAATGTGgtcctgcaaaaaataaaaataataataataataataataataaaaatgtactgatgCTTTAGCCCATTGTATTTAcatcattatactgtaaatgtaaaacctgcaaataaattactttattttctgaaTTTTTTAATTATCTGGTGTTCAGGTTTGCTTGACTAGTGTCATATAAATAGTGCAGAATCTCAATTCTTGCCATCTCTATGATATAACTTTtctttaatttacttatttaatcatAAAACCTTGTTTATTTCTAGGATTAAATGAAACATCCTATTGATTATGAATGTCTTCTCAGACCTTTCTCACTGTATCTCTGTTATTGCTTATGGTTTCATTATGcatcattcatttaaaatgtcacaGTAGATATTTTATAGAATTAATAAAGTGTTTTGTGCTCCCAGGTGTTGTCAGTGATCAGTGTGTGTTATCCTCCTCTGAACTGTCCCGTGAAGTGATCCAGTGTCACTATTGACTGTAGATTTACATGTTCACATGAGCAACAAGTACAGCAAGTGCGATGAGAAAAAAATTGGCACAGATGATCCTGGAGTGAACATTTCAGtagatgataaatataaaagatTTACTCTAATTACTTCTTGatgcttttgttgttttgtttgttttgattaagGGAGTATAGGGTATTTGAGTATAAAGACGTGTTCTCACTATTAGCCAGTTGccttttattaacatattggctgtttattcgtacttctaaagcacatattcttcatgaccatattttacatattaaacaaCTACCTTaccaactattaataaacagcaatttaaaagtttattgtagttaatggtttgttgatAGCGACAATTGGACCTTAAAAGAAAGTGTGACCACATTTTCATATCTACAAAATCATAttcatatttagaaaatatatttccatgaCCTTTGTtagtggaacataaaataagtcATTTAGCAGAATGTCTGTTCTTTTCCATACTATTATGTGAATGGTGACCAGTTGTCAAGATTTAGTGGTTTAATGTCTGTAAATTTCTTACACAACATAAGAGGTACTGATGCTATTTTTTGATTGTATCTCAgttgtaaaacatttacaaagaaaTTATACCTTGACTTAAAGGATAATGtgtcaaaaatgtatttagcTTTATAACTTCGGAGCATGTTTTACATCTGTAGATGGGAAAATAATGTTAAGAAACTTTTTGGTTCTTATGTGGTGTTAAGCCCCGTCTAGGGGTAGAGCGTAACATGGGAAAAAACAAGCGTGAACCATCAActtcttttgaattttatttggGAGTCCACTTTCAGGAGCTGACAgtgtcaaaataataaacaaaatgtgcTAAATATTAAACCCTCTAAATTACCCATCCAAAataaagcagcaaaaaaaaaaaaaaaaatgtatatatatatatacacacacatacaattctCTTAACCGAACTACCTAATCCAAAAACAGAGATccaaatattacaaaaacaaa
Proteins encoded in this region:
- the LOC132103302 gene encoding tyrosine-protein phosphatase non-receptor type 23-like translates to MEAVPRMPMIWLDLKEAGEFEFSPTVKQFILKNYGEDPDRYNEQLKKLEQLRQSAVNVTRDFEGCSTLRKYFGQLHYLQSRVPLGLGQEAAVPISWTEIFSGKTVTHEDICYEQACILYNLGALHSMLGAMDNRVSEEGMKVSCTHFQCSAGAFTYLRDHFSHNFSVDMSHQILNLNINLMLGQAQECLLEKSMLDNRKSFLVARISAQVVDYYKEACRALENSETASMLGKIQKDWKKLVQMKIYYFAAVAHLHMGKQAEEQQKYGERVAYLQSSVDKLSEAIKLAKGQPDSVQEALRFTMDVIGGKCNSAQKDNDFIYHESVPPLETLTSVKGAPLVKALPVNPTDPTVTGPDIFAKLVPMAAHEASSLYSEEKAKLLREVMAKIDNKNETLEQFMDSLGLDPESVDNMEMYNTLPSVLMEKCAALSVRPDTVKNLIQSMQVLSGVFTDVEGSLREIRDVLDEDEAEERSLEEAAGKQAVPERPSALAELRRDLEKYFEAHKKASFTNTELHRAMNLHISNLRLLGGPLDTLREALPKPQLSEDEMAGLQTMKRILGKVQEMRDQRSSLEKQLRDLIQHDDITTSLVTTEHADMKKLFEEQLKKYEQVKVYIDQNLTAQENILKALTEANVQYATVRKGLAETEHKWNSTVQMLVASYEAYEDLIKKSQEGKEFYEDLETKASRLLEKAKTVCKTRKEERQAIMEKELKKKVPQRPTAPKPPPKQSQTVDPSNLNDPELAELSAAILALGGDLPEELRSLPPGLTIPPSGHHAALSGAAASSILRWSGANSALLYTQPRFPPNLPPPEVLAQISCFPTPSLSQSFSHSLTQPPLAEQQFPQLPNRQVFPPPSVSGYYPPSSQNQPGPPVQPSTTTVDSVQTPIPSYSPASIQAVMPSPGQHQQMPPVSSVYGAPPQLTPHVQYMHQPVVPISQTPQAMPAHLHQPQPQQVFAQQGGQSQQQQFYPPVPTQQQMPRPLPGHQPRFPQYIAQVRQPGPPNFHQPQIQGQFRAPATHVQPHQGYPPLSFYPKSQTPQVNIVTPGQIPHPGMPSQMPPSSQSSQPGPPVSMSHLAHASQQIPSASQSQTPPFSQLPGPPHPQIPPASHHLGPEPHMQIPSASKQMTPPQQPQMLAPSTHMSPSSHPQMPSVSQSLSYCPQSQIIPSHQPNQQPVYPAVPGRATIPVQPQVPHGSHSSQIQIHPSNPSQHQNQLHPQILPQSCPPAIPHNIYKPQPTIPPSSAPLSFPGGTPILSNQSVAALQPESQPPTSQTLVAQQLSPGGPISYAVPQSGNIPSGPMQHPVDAAPPGPQSMIPPSSGAPGAPQPHVLPSPAPSPSPSPGPPSLGMVTQRPSPALTQVGGATLPQSSVQAPTPAGAMTSSESTLFQRQNSSTDDLLSSSPESQHGGTKDIANVLLPTKVDPQEEHHRKKAEGVRLIQGDPYQAPERVSKLSAQLEWFRSTIQSLERPTWEGGLSKLDAHWKELQEQQEKDTRQLSISIARCYTMKNRHQDVMPYDCNRVVLHSGKDDYINASFIEDLSPYCPRLIATQGPLIGTSADFWLMVYEQKVSVIVMLVSELELEKQKELRYFPSERGQKFAQGPITLTLTTQKITPTHIEHMIELEYRDQSLKRTVVHLQFTSWPELGLPDSKTNLIHFIQEVHGHYLLQRPLHTPVIVHCSSGVGRTGAFCLLYAALQEIEAGNGIPDLIQLVRKMRQQRKNMLQEKLHLKFCYEAVLKHTEQVLQRHGIITSPCTRTSNNIALKSYPRQESQDIVLGGDMPFSSIQATVAKLSIRPPNVDHEQDSGQDQIPSASKAPSTVEPDPTEMSLPPSQDPLCYEAMPGSISPPLFCTSSPGMTQSPSAPSVQGNGITGSTPASPVSNHHPSTEAVPHAPSPPPHAPHAPSPPPHVPAPPTSSSLDLLASLTPEAFTMDSAYRGKQRINKQSFLHPQEGKGLQGPPDGDDPLSSLDPLWTLNKS